The Vulcanimicrobium alpinum sequence TGCACGCGGTGCGCGATCGACGCCCCGTCGTGCGGTGCGGCGACGCCGGCGCCCAGCGCCGCGCCGCGGCCATGCAGGCGCTCGCGTTCCGCGAACCCGCTGTCGACGATCGCGCAATGCAACTGGCCTGCGCCGACGAAATCGAGATGATCGTCGCCGGGACGGATCGCGATCAGCGCGACGACCGCGGCGAGCGCATCGTCGCGATGGTCGCGCGCGTGATGTTCGACGACCCGCTCGAGCGTCGCGATCGCGCCGGGAAGCAGGGCGCGCGAGGTGATCAGCGCGCGCACTCCGCTGCGCAGCAGGTCGGCGACGGCGATGCGGTCGTTCCCGGCGATCACCTGGCCGACGGCGACGAGATGGGTGCCGTCGCGCAGATGGACGGTTTCGGCGAAGGTCGTGCCGTGCTTGCCGTGCGGCGCGCGCGACGCCGTCGTAACCGTCACAGCACGTACGCCGTCTCGCCGATGCGTGCGAGCGGCCAGCGTCCGGAGGCGAAGAGCGCTTCGCTCAGCACGAAACGGTGCTCCGGAAGTCCCACCGCCGACGCCAGCGCGCCGCGATAGACCGCATCGGCCGCCGCGCCGGCCGCAACGCGCGCGAGCTCCTCGTCGGCGATGCGCGCGCGCGCCAGGGCGGCGACGGCATGCGCCATGAAAATCTCCAGCCCGTTGTCGACGACCGCCGACATCGCCTCGAGCAGCACGTCGGGCCCCGTCGATGCGAGCGCGCAGTCTTTGAGCATCACGACATCCCTTGCATCGGCGTCGCGGGCCGCGTTCGCGCGCGGATCGTTCGCGAGCGCGCGCGCATCCTTCCAATTCGTCACCCGCTCGACCCGCGGAGCGAGCCGCGCCGCCGCTGCGCGCTCGTCGTCGGAGAACGGAAGCCCCGCGAGCGCGAACCAGCTTCCGCGCCGGATCGCGGCGGCGTGCGCTGCGATCACGGCCGCGTCGAAGGCCATGTGCGCTACGCCGCGACCGGCGGGAGCGCGAGCGCGCGGCCGGCGATCGTGTTGATTGCGATGTCGGCAGTGTGCACGGAGGGTTCTCCTCTACAGGTCCGCATCAGCGAATTCCGAGTTTGTCCAGGTACGACGGCAGCAAGTCGATCGGATCGCCCGTCTCGTTGACCGCCAGCCCTTGCCAGGCGTAGCGCACGACGCCGTTCGCATCGATAAGGAAATCCGACGGGATCTTGTATTTCATCCCGGCGTGCAGCTGCGCGTCGGGCGCGATCTGCGCGTCGAGTTCGTCGATCGGGTAGAGCGTCACCGGAAACGGGAACGCGGCGTTCGCGATCGCCTTGCGCGCAGTTGCGGCGTCGTCGAGGACGTCGACGCCGACGAACTGCACGCGGTCGCCGTATTTGGCGAAATCGTCGCGCACGAACGGGAGCGCCATCCGGCACGGCTCGCACCACGATGCGAACAGGAAGACGTAGGCCGGCTTTCCTTGCAGCGCCGCGAACGCGAACGGCGCGCCGTCACTGCGGGCGAGCGTCAGCGCGGGCGCGTGCCTGCCGACGGCGTCGGAGAGATCGAAGACCGTCGGCGGCGCACGGTGCGCGCCGAGCAGCGTGAAGGTCGCCAAGAGCGCGAGCGTGCGAAGCGCGAGCATGGTGGAATCTCGAAACTGCGACGAACGGCCGCGCCGTTCCCGGTCGAACGCAAAAGAGCCCGCCGTGACGGCGGGCTCTCGTGTCGTCGGAGCGAGTGCTATTCGCCGCCGCTCGGACGCGGGCGCCGGCGTCGCGGCCCGCGGTCGCTGCCGCCGCCCCCGCCCGTTGGGGTGGGACTGCTTTCACGGCGCGGCGCACCGTTGCTGCGCGCGCCGTTGCCGTTCCCGGCATAGCCGCCGCCGTTGCCGCCGTCGTCCTCACCGCCGGCGTCCGCACCCAGCACGGCCTTGCGGCTGAGGTTGATGCGGCCTTGCGCGTCGATCTCGATCACCTTGACCATGATCTGATCGCCCGGCTTCACGACGTCTTCGACCCGCTCGACGCGTTGCGGCGCGAGCTGCGAGATGTGCACGAGGCCTTCCTTGCCCGGCAGAATCGCGACGAACGCACCGAAGTTCATCAGTCGCGTCACCGTGCCGAGATAGGTCTCGCCCGGCTTCACTTCTTTCGTGAGCGCTTCGACCATCTGCTTGGCCTTCTCGGCACCCGCAGCGTTCGCGCCCGCGATGAACACGCGGCCGTCGTTCTCGATGTCGATCTTCACGCCGGTGTCGGCGACGATCTTGTTGATCACCTTGCCGCCGGGGCCGATCACGTCCTTGATCTTGTCGGGACTGATCTGCACGACGATCATCCGCGGCGCGAACTCGGAGAGTTCGGTGCGCGGCTCGCTGATCGTCTCCTTGAGCTTGTCGATGATGAACAGGCGCGACTTCTTCGCTTCTTTGAGCGCTTCGCGCATGATCTCGATCGTGATCCCGGCGACCTTGATGTCCATCTGGATCGCCGTGATCCCGTCGACGGTGCCGGCGACCTTGAAGTCCATCTCGCCCAGCGCGTCTTCGAGACCCTGGATGTCGGTGAGAACCGCGTAGTCCTTGCCCTTGAGGACGAGGCCCATCGCGACGCCCGCGACGTGGCCTTTGATCGGCACGCCCGCGTCGAGCAGCGCGAGCGTCGAACCGCACACCGACGCCATCGACGACGAGCCGTTCGACTCAAGCACTTCGCTGATCAGGCGCAGCGTGTAGGGAAACTCGTCTTCGGGCGGGAGCACGGGGACCAGCGCGCGTTCCGCAAGCTGGCCGTGACCGATCTCGCGGCGGCCGGGCGAACGCATCGGGCGCGTCTCGCCGACCGAATACGGCGGGAAGTTGTAGTAGTGCATGTAGCGCTTGTTGGGGATCGCGAGGATCCCGTCCAGACGCTGTTCGTCGGAGATCGAACCGAGCGTCGCGGCGGTGAACACCTGCGTCTGTCCGCGGGTGAAGACGCCCGAACCGTGCACGCGGGGGACGTAGTGCGTCTTGCACCAGATCGGCCGGATCTCGTCGGGCTTGCGGCCGTCGGGACGAATCTTCTCGTCGACGACCATCGTGCGCAGCTCGTCCTCTTCCATCGCTTTGAGGATCTTGTCAAAGTCCTTCGACTTGGAATCCTCGACGAGCGTGCGGACGTGCGCATCGTCCTTTTTGTCGAGCTTCGCCAGCGCGGCCTCGCGCGAGAGCGCGGAGAACGCGGCGTTGCGTTCCTGCTTGTCGGTGACGCGCATCGCCTTGGCGACCTCCTTGGCGAAGTTCTTGCGCATCCACGCGTCGAGCTTCGCATCGGAGGTGAGCAGCGGATACTCGCGCTTCGCCTTGCCGGCTTTTTTCGCGAGCTGATCGATCGCCTTGACGATCTTCTTGATCTCCGCGTGCGCGTACGCGACCGCGTCGAGGAACACGTCCTCGCTGATCTCGCTCGCGCCGCCTTCGACCATCATCACCGCATCGGCGGTGCCGGCGACGACGATCTCCATCCCGCCGGTCTCGTACTGTTCGAGCGTCGGGTTGGTGATGAACGCGCCGCTTTCGTCGCGGCCGACGCGCACGGCGGCGACGTTCTTCTGGAACGGAATATCGCTGACGGCGAGCGCCGCGCCGGCGGCGCAGACGGCGATGACGTCGCTGTCGAGACCGGGATCGGTCGAGAG is a genomic window containing:
- a CDS encoding SpoIIE family protein phosphatase, whose amino-acid sequence is MTVTTASRAPHGKHGTTFAETVHLRDGTHLVAVGQVIAGNDRIAVADLLRSGVRALITSRALLPGAIATLERVVEHHARDHRDDALAAVVALIAIRPGDDHLDFVGAGQLHCAIVDSGFAERERLHGRGAALGAGVAAPHDGASIAHRVHRHDAILASTVAFDPALLGAANAETILERAGANDASVALIQVD
- a CDS encoding TlpA family protein disulfide reductase → MLALRTLALLATFTLLGAHRAPPTVFDLSDAVGRHAPALTLARSDGAPFAFAALQGKPAYVFLFASWCEPCRMALPFVRDDFAKYGDRVQFVGVDVLDDAATARKAIANAAFPFPVTLYPIDELDAQIAPDAQLHAGMKYKIPSDFLIDANGVVRYAWQGLAVNETGDPIDLLPSYLDKLGIR
- the pnp gene encoding polyribonucleotide nucleotidyltransferase; protein product: MPESVSLEIGGRQLVIETGELAKQANGSALVRYGDQIVVLCAATASEKPREGIDFFPLTCDYEEKMYAAGKIPGGYIKREGRPSEHGVLSARQIDRPIRPLFPDGFRNDVQIIATVLSTDPGLDSDVIAVCAAGAALAVSDIPFQKNVAAVRVGRDESGAFITNPTLEQYETGGMEIVVAGTADAVMMVEGGASEISEDVFLDAVAYAHAEIKKIVKAIDQLAKKAGKAKREYPLLTSDAKLDAWMRKNFAKEVAKAMRVTDKQERNAAFSALSREAALAKLDKKDDAHVRTLVEDSKSKDFDKILKAMEEDELRTMVVDEKIRPDGRKPDEIRPIWCKTHYVPRVHGSGVFTRGQTQVFTAATLGSISDEQRLDGILAIPNKRYMHYYNFPPYSVGETRPMRSPGRREIGHGQLAERALVPVLPPEDEFPYTLRLISEVLESNGSSSMASVCGSTLALLDAGVPIKGHVAGVAMGLVLKGKDYAVLTDIQGLEDALGEMDFKVAGTVDGITAIQMDIKVAGITIEIMREALKEAKKSRLFIIDKLKETISEPRTELSEFAPRMIVVQISPDKIKDVIGPGGKVINKIVADTGVKIDIENDGRVFIAGANAAGAEKAKQMVEALTKEVKPGETYLGTVTRLMNFGAFVAILPGKEGLVHISQLAPQRVERVEDVVKPGDQIMVKVIEIDAQGRINLSRKAVLGADAGGEDDGGNGGGYAGNGNGARSNGAPRRESSPTPTGGGGGSDRGPRRRRPRPSGGE